One region of Cinclus cinclus chromosome 25, bCinCin1.1, whole genome shotgun sequence genomic DNA includes:
- the TTC36 gene encoding tetratricopeptide repeat protein 36 has product MATPNDRAVLQTIFNPSTPFGDIPGLDEEEEDVQDEVEAFPLELLDQVRELELQGVSAAESGDISTALERFSEAIRLLPERASGYNNRAQALRLRGDVAGALRDLDAAIRLSRGRGRAACQSFVQRGLIHRLQARDEDARRDLERAARLGSAFARQQLVLLNPYSALCNQMLCEMLGRLRNPDGTGSD; this is encoded by the exons ATGGCCACGCCGAACgacagggctgtcctgcagaccATCTTTAACCCCAGCACCCCTTTTGGGGATATCCCAGGGttggatgaggaggaggaggatgtccAGGATGAAG TGGAAGCTTTTCCGTTGGAGCTGCTGGATCAAGTccgggagctggagctgcagggggtTTCTGCGGCTGAGTCGGGAGACATAAGCACGGCCCTGGAGCGGTTCAGTGAAGCCATTCGGCTGCTGCCCGAGCGCGCCTCGGGCTACAATAACCGGGCCCAGGCCCTGCGTCTGCGCGGGGACGTGGCAG GTGCCCTGCGGGACCTGGACGCTGCCATACGCCTGAGCCGCGGCCGCGGGCGCGCCGCCTGCCAGAGCTTCGTGCAGCGCGGCCTCATCCACCGGCTGCAGGCGCGGGACGAGGACGCCCGGCGGGACTTGGAGCGCGCAGCGCGCTTGGGCAGCGCCTTCGCCCGACAGCAGCTCGTGCTTCTCAACCCCTACTCGGCGCTCTGCAACCAGATGCTCTGCGAGATGCTCGGTCGGCTGCGCAACCCCGATGGCACTGGAAGCGACTGA